A segment of the Fusarium oxysporum f. sp. lycopersici 4287 chromosome 4, whole genome shotgun sequence genome:
CCACAAACAACAAAAGACCCAGAGAATAGAAAGACTACAAAAGCATAGTCCGGATGAAGCTCTGGCAGGAAAAGACACTCAAGCGCGGGCGAACGCCTTTGCCAGAAGGCCCTGGCTAGAGACCATGGCGTTCCCTGGAAAACTTCTGGGCATCCTTCTGCAAACCGCGAGGTGTCAGGCGCTCCCCAAGACCCCAATCAGGCCGAAGTTCCTGTATCAACCCCAGCTCAAGCCGAAGCAAACGTAAGTCCCAGCACCACAGCTTACTAAACCAAGTATCAAGAGAGTAGAGACTTGACATACCGGTTCTGGGAGGAGTCTGAATTACGTCGCTTGATAGAAATGAGATCTGGTGGGGCAAAATGGAGTGCCATTGCGGTCAGATTCATTTCTAATCTCCCATAGATGATTCATTCCTAAGTACTTACAATTTTACAGCAAGCCTTTCCTGACCGCACTTTTGAGGCGCTCAAATAGACCTACCACAAGCGTCGACACGCAGTGGAACAAAatatcgaggaggagaaagccAGTGACAAAGCAGCAAAGAAGGATTAGATTAAGTCTGCCGTCCGATAGATGCAGAGCTATAACAGCCATAACGATGGCAACAATATAACCAAACTCTTCCCGAAAATGATTAGGACAGTAATCCTTGTTCACCACACTATATCAATCGAAGCGACACTTTGAATACTtcctagctatatatatatatatatatatgtattGTCCTGGTTTAATAAGACAGTTACACACGCTTTGAAAACACCCAGATTCCGGCCAGGATATCGCGGTACTCTATGACCAGATTCGATACCTCAAGCTCACGATTGCTAAAACATGGATTCGTCTAAGGTGATTCGTTTATAGTATAGTCTTTCGCCTCGACCCAGTGCACGACACCTTCAAGGCGTTGGGTATGGTAACTGGCTTCACCAAGTGGCATACGATTTGCCAGAACCATATTTGCTCCAGGCTGTGCTTGTTGCCTGAGCTATAAGCGAAGAAACACGAAATCTAATCGCTTTACTTAGGCTTTGACCACATATGCCTCGCTAAAACGTCATAGGGTTTACCAGAAATGAAAAGCTTGGCTCACCTCAACAAAGCAACATAAAGCGCAACTCACATTTTTCACGAACAAACGCACGTTTAGCGAGAGAATTCGATAAAGCCTTGAAAACAGGATCAAGGGCGTCTAATCCAAACAGCCGATAAGAGACACAAGTTCGTCTCAAGCTACAATCAAACCTAATCTACGACGATTTGTTAGGTAGCTTAACGAGATACAAACGTTTCACTCTGAAAAAGGTCTCTCTATGCTTTTCCACCATCAAACGTAGTCGTTTAACTGTGACTCAAAGCTTCCTGGCAATGAATATAAATAACTGTACTTCTTCTATTAAACGTTCAATCACTTTCAACCCACATCAACTCTCCCAATGTCTGACCGCATCAAAACGTGGCAACGAAAGGCTCTTGAACGGGGCCGAACTCCCCTTCCAGACGCGCCGGGCTATCGTCCATGGCTGAGGAAGGATACTGATCACGACGCATCGGAGGCTGATAATTCTAACAAGGGGTCCAGCAGTGGTTTTCAAACGGGATCAGACGTGAGCTCTAAGGTCGAGGTCGGTGGTTCCCTCAAATCCTCTTATCAAAAGCTcatctaattataatagagaAATCCCAAGAAAGACGCTTAGTCACACAGACAAGTTCATTGCAAGTATCAATCGGTGGTTGAAGTTCGCAAATTGAAAGATCCGATTGAAGACAGTGTTGTTCGGAATAGGGGACAATATTCAATTCCGATATAATAGGCTACGATTCATCACAATCCCCTGCCTTATATAACCATTCATTCACTTCTCTTTGGAACAATAGTCTTCGGCTTGTTATGGTATAGAAAGATGCAGTTGCACTGGTATATGGTCATCCTGACAGTACCTTGTTACCGGCTTTCAATAGAACAATCAAGCTGCCTCATTCACTGTCCTCTGTCAGTGCCCACAGCATTCACTTGTGAATTCGCCAAGAACCTCcagtaaatataattatttaatcTCTTAGTATAttagcttcttcaactgccAGATCTTCACCTGTTCTTCTACAAGAACACTAACATCGCTGTCCTGATCGTTTCCTTATATAAATCATGTCTGGGATCAACAACGAAACTCCTCCTAATGCTCTCCAGCCCTGGCAAGCACGGGCCTTGGCGAAAGGCAGAACACCCTTGCCAGAAAGCCCTGGTTGTCGACCATGGCTGGAAGCCAGCTCGACGCAAGATGCGTCTGGACCTAGACAGCAAGCTACGGTAATTACAGTGTCATCCTTTGCTTCACTTCCCTCAACTACCAGGGAAGCCCTCTCCATGTCGGAGGCTGAGACGGTAAGTACCCAGACGCCTATGACTGACTATACATCCAGCCCTGACATGATGGTCCTGTGCAGAACAGCAACCAGGGCTACAAGTTCTGGAACCAAGACGAAGTGAGGCGCCTTATCGAGCTGAAGAGGGAGGGCAAGTCATGGAGAGATATCAGCGTAAGTTATCATTTAGATTTAGCCACCCATCCCATCAGAATACTGACATGCTATTTCTCAGGACCACTTTCCTGGACGATCTATCGAAGCGCTCAAGCAGACATATCACAAGCGAAGATCAACTGCTGAAGAACAGATGCGCCCAGTCGCCAAGGGAAAGGAAGATCAGCCGGTGGAATAAAGACGAGTGTTTGCTTCAGATAGAATGACACGAATTCACTCTCATAACGAATTCCCTGTTTGCTTTCAAACAATGTATCATGTTTAACTCTTGCTTCTCTGGTACTTTCTTTCTCATGAATTTTTGCTTTGATCTTTATCCATCAACGGTTTGGAACGCATGCATTCCTGCCATTTCAACTACTCCATGATTAAGCATTCACAAAAAATCTTGTGCCACACTTTTCGTCTTTCCCATCACCAGCCTTTCATCCCGTTCACCAGTCACACTAACAATGACGGTAGATGATGTTTCACCACCAGTAGACTACCCTACGCCAATATGTTGGTGAGATAAGATACATAATTGCCACCAATAAGCATAGAATTCGTCTTATAAGTCATATTAGGTTCAGAATTCAAATTATGAACGTCGTCATGGGCTCAATAAACATTATGATAACCTTAAGTTAAAGCAAGTCATCTATGGTTCAAACTTAGAGCACCAAAGCCGGAGCAACAATTAACCGCATGTGCCTTCCGCCGGCTCCACTTATCACCCGCCGAACCTCCCCCACCTTGCGATGACCCTCTGGATTCCGCGGGGTATCGGTGTTTCGCGAACTTCATCATCCCTCTTGAACTTTCCAGGCCCCCCTCTCCCTTTTGGACAACTCCTCGGCCTAGCTTCTTCGAGGCCAATTGCATTATTTTGAATATCATTTCTTGTCCTGTTTCAACTTCTCTACAAGCAGCCACAACTACCCGCCATGGATGACCAATTTGGAGGACGTACTGACGATGATCTCTTCTACGACGACTTCGAACCGGTCGAGAGCGAGACCGTCGTCACTACTGAAGCCGCACCGGAACCCCAGCCTGAACATGTAGCACCGGTTCAGGAACCCCCTGCTCCTCAAGAGAAACCAGCGCCAGCGCCAGCGCCAGCTCCCGCACCCTCAGCCCCTGCCTCAAAACCCGCTGGCCTCTCCTCGTCACGATATGCCGATAAACCAGCTCCTCCCAAGCCCGCAAAACAAGCTCCCCAACCGACATCCAACGCACCTCCTAACGCCCCAACTGCTCCTCGCGAGAAGAACACCCATGGTTCGCAAAACACCGCCGCCAATTCTGCAGCTCGTCTTCAATCTGGCGCAAACCCGCGACAGAAGCTCACGGACGAAGAACTCGCtgccaagatggagaagatgaagctccTTAACGCAGAGAAGGCGCGCAAGTTTGAGAAAGCCGaaaaggatgagaaggatcaTGCTGCTGCGTATGCTCGCGGCATGGAGGAGGCTAAGAAGCGTCGCGCCGAGGAAGCTGAGCGACGTAAGCGTGGCGAAGAGGACAAGCGcaggcttgatgatgagcgCGCTAAGAACAGAGAGCGAAAACTCAAGGCCATGGGTATGAAGGAGGGTGGATGGGATGAGGGCAAGGATGCtcttgaagaggaggaaaacCGACGTTTCCGCGGCGCAAATGGTGGTATTCgaggatcaagaagctccggTCTTGGTGGAAGTCGGTACGCTTCAAAGGATAACGAGGAACATGACGTGGATCGCTTCTTGGACGAGCGACATCGTGGTGGAAGGGGTAGAGGTCGTGGtcgaggaggtcgaggaggCCGAGGCGGACGCGGTGGCCATGAAGGCgcaccaccagcaccagtcAAACAAGCCGTCCCAGCAGCCGAAGACTTCCCAGCTCTACCCggtgaggtcaagaagagcGTACCGGCACCAGCGAATGATAAGCCGGCTTTtgcggcagcagcagctggacctccaccaccactgCCACCACCCACTGGTGGAAAGTGggatgaagagatggatgagTATGATGAGCTGAACAAGAAGTCATGAACAAATTGAAAGAGATGGAAGACTAGGAATAGCTTGACAGCGGAGTTGGAAAAATACCATAGGTAGCATCGTTAGACAGCATCGAAAGCCGAAGCGAGATTGAAAGACTTCTCCTCATTTCTATTTGCCTTTTGGCGCTGAGCTGCTTTTCTAGAAAGGGTATTATCCTGCTCTCCGCCAACTCTTTCATTCTTATTTCCGTCCATTTTATACACAGCGCCAAACGCCTGAACATCCCAATAAATAATTACACATTGATTACCATCCTCCACGGTATCCCCTTCCGCCGCGGCCGCTCCTATATCCTGAACCTCGAGGTCCTCGGGGTCCACCAGGTCCATCGTCATCCATAGGCGCCCTCGATCGGCCCTTCATCTCCTTAGGGAAAGCATCGTacgtcttcctcatctgtgCATATCCCAGATGCATCTTTCCGTAGAAGTGATCGGCCAGGCGTCTGTCATTGTCGAGTCGACTGAGGTAGGCACCACACACATCGCAGACTTGTAGCTTCTGGTGGCCTGAGGGACCAGATGTGTCGGAGAGGGCTTTGAGTTCCTTTTCGCGGTCGGATTTGGATTGTGAGGCTTGACGGACGCGAAAGAGCTCGTCTTGAGCGCGTGAGACTTCGCCCATTGAGCCTAGGATTTCGACTTCCAGGAGGccgttgttgatggaagcTGTGAGGTCGGAAATAGATTTGAGCTAGATAGGTTAGTATCTCGCATTGCATAAACAGGGTTAGGGACGTACCAGAACATTGGTCTGGCGAATCTCATCAGGTGTCTTCTCCAATCGTCTCTGTGCAGCATCGATTCGGCGATTACAGTCATCGATATACTTTTGCAGATCGCGCATATAGTCGTACTCAAATCCGTATTTCTGCTTCTCCCGATCCGATAGACCATCGTACTCCGCTTTCAACCCTTCATTGTGCACCTTCGGACACGGTCCAATATCCTGCTTTGTGTTTGTGAAGAGATCGTGTGGACAGGTGCCTGCGAGATATGATCGACAGACTTTAGGGTCGGTGAGCGATAGTTGAGCGGCGCgcgatgttgaagatgcgcCCATGAGCTGCTCGAGCAGCTTTCTCTGTTCAGCGGCCATTGCGAATACGTCgtttgaagatgttgaaagTTGGCGGGGCCTCAAGATTCAAGATGCGACGGCATGTGGAGGAACGCGCCGGGAAGCTAACTTTCTGCCAAATCCCACCGCTTACCTCATCGAATCCTCCACGTCGCAATAGCTCTCCAAGCTACGACACCAAATCGATCTCCCAAGGGCAAAGGTGCCATGTGAAGTCTTGATCGACTTCCACACTCTTTCGCCTTTTTCTTTCAAGATGCGCCACTTTCTGGCCTATCTCTTACTGGCCATAGCAAATGGCTTCGCACTCACTTCTGCAGCCGCATCCGGTTATCACGAGCAATTGACGCTTCGACCTTTACCCCTGTCCCAGCTCCTAGCGAGCTTCAACTTCCGAGCCAATACATCGATTGCGGATTTTGAAGCCCATAACTTTCGACTGTTCCCTCGATCCTTGGCGCAGATTCTTCAGTATGCTGGGACACGAGAGTTACATTTACGATTTACGCTAGGACGATGGGATGCTCAGTCGTGGGGTGCTAGACCGTGGGATGGAACACGCGAGGGAGGCACTGGTGTTGAACTCTGGGCGTGGTTGGACGCTGAGACTGATGAAGAGGCGGATGAGAAGTGGTTAACATTGACCAACGCCCTTTCGGGACTGTTCTGCGCCAGTTTGAACTTTATCGATGAGACGAGAACGATTCGACCTGTTATGTCTTTCCAGCCCGACGGCGACCACTCGAACTCGTCGCTTGCGAACATGAGACTTCTTCATGGTGTTTTGCCTCATGAGGTTGTCTGCACAGAGAATCTGACACCTTTCTTGAAGCTGTTGCCGTGCAAGGGCAAGGCTGGTATTGCTACGCTTCTGGATGGTCACAAGCTGTTCGATGCATCGTATCAGAGCATGGCAATTGATGTTCGACCCAAGTGTAATGCGGATGGAGAATGCTTTttggagatggaagagaCTGTGGATATGGTTCTTGATGTCAATCGATCCAAGAGACCTCAAAGTATGTCCTTTGATGCTGTTGAATGACCTTTCTAACAATTTTAGACAACCCGATTCCGCGACCCCCTCCTGCTCACGAGCTTCTCTGCGATACCTCCAAACCATACCACTCTGACCACGCATGCTACCCCGCCGACAGTCTTGACGGTCAAGATTGGACTCTATCTCAAGTCTTCGGTCGCCCCATGAAGGGTACATGCCCTCTCACCGACCCCGATGTTCCTCCAGTCTGTGTTCAGATCCCCCAGTCCCGCGACATCTACACCACCGAAGGCGCCCGCGAGATCCGATCCCAAGACGGAAACTCTCGCTGCTACAGTCTCGACACGAACGCCGAACTCACTCTCATGCTCGTCAAGCCCGAGTCACAAGACGAGGACAAGATCCTTAATAAGCCCGAGACACCCCTTCTCTACGCTGATCGCAGCTTCAACGGCCACGGCCAGGAACACGGTGGTGTACAGGCCATCTTGAGCAACCCTAGTGACACCGATGTTGAGTTCGTCTACATGGAGTCACTGCCATGGTTCATGCGTATCTATCTTCACACCCTCTCGGCCCGTATTGCCGATTCGCCTTGGTCGAACTCGAGCGACCTGATCAAGGAGATCTACTACCGTCCCGCACTCGACCGCGCAAGGGGTACACAGCTTGAACTCCTCATGCGCATTC
Coding sequences within it:
- a CDS encoding phosphatidylinositol glycan, class T — translated: MRHFLAYLLLAIANGFALTSAAASGYHEQLTLRPLPLSQLLASFNFRANTSIADFEAHNFRLFPRSLAQILQYAGTRELHLRFTLGRWDAQSWGARPWDGTREGGTGVELWAWLDAETDEEADEKWLTLTNALSGLFCASLNFIDETRTIRPVMSFQPDGDHSNSSLANMRLLHGVLPHEVVCTENLTPFLKLLPCKGKAGIATLLDGHKLFDASYQSMAIDVRPKCNADGECFLEMEETVDMVLDVNRSKRPQNNPIPRPPPAHELLCDTSKPYHSDHACYPADSLDGQDWTLSQVFGRPMKGTCPLTDPDVPPVCVQIPQSRDIYTTEGAREIRSQDGNSRCYSLDTNAELTLMLVKPESQDEDKILNKPETPLLYADRSFNGHGQEHGGVQAILSNPSDTDVEFVYMESLPWFMRIYLHTLSARIADSPWSNSSDLIKEIYYRPALDRARGTQLELLMRIPPHCTVFLTYDFEKSILRYTEYPPDANRGFDVAAAVITTLEPKVLNIRTTTLLLYLPTPDFSMPYNVIIFTSTAIALAFGGLYNILVRRFVGADEAQSTALKAKLLGLVNRMKGKAGKQ